The following proteins are encoded in a genomic region of Reichenbachiella sp.:
- a CDS encoding GH3 auxin-responsive promoter family protein, translating to MGIRSVLSKPFAKYIINQQNKWASNPKEAQDKILSEITKKAANTAFGKDHKFKDIGSYQEFKEAVPIGDYEALRSYVDRIKTGEPDVLWPGLPSYFAKTSGTTSGTKYIPITKDSVPNHINSARNALLNYVHNSGNSQFLDGNLIFLSGSPIMTQTSGIHTGRLSGIVNHHVPGYLRSNQMPSYETNCIEDWEQKVDQIVEETYQKNMTLISGIPPWVQMYFDRLTAKTGKAIKDLFPDFSLFVYGGVNFEPYKGKLFESIGKTIDSVETYPASEGFIAYQDTLDQEGLLLLLDSGIFFEFIPADEYFDENPTRLSIGEVKTGVNYALIINSNAGLWGYSIGDTVSFVSTDPYRVVVTGRIKHFISAFGEHVIGQEVEKAMNAAVQEQSQTEITEFTVAPQVTPDSGLPKHQWFVEFGHQPEDMERFANTIDQKLRVLNSYYDDLIAGNILERLEIISLKKNAFIDYMKSQGKLGGQNKVPRLSNDRKIADELIKLRL from the coding sequence ATGGGCATCCGATCGGTACTGAGCAAGCCATTCGCCAAATACATCATCAACCAACAAAACAAATGGGCTTCGAATCCCAAAGAAGCACAAGACAAAATTTTATCTGAGATCACTAAAAAGGCTGCGAATACAGCCTTTGGAAAAGACCACAAGTTCAAGGATATTGGATCCTATCAGGAATTTAAGGAAGCTGTTCCCATTGGTGACTATGAAGCGCTGCGCTCGTATGTAGACCGCATCAAAACAGGCGAACCTGATGTGCTTTGGCCGGGACTACCCTCCTATTTCGCCAAGACCTCAGGAACCACTTCAGGCACCAAGTACATTCCCATTACCAAAGACTCCGTGCCCAATCATATCAATAGTGCCAGAAATGCGCTCCTGAACTATGTGCATAACTCTGGTAATAGTCAATTTTTGGATGGCAATCTGATATTTCTTTCGGGGAGTCCTATCATGACACAAACCAGTGGCATCCATACCGGCAGACTTTCCGGCATTGTCAATCATCATGTACCTGGTTATTTGCGATCGAATCAGATGCCGTCTTACGAGACGAATTGCATCGAAGATTGGGAGCAGAAGGTAGATCAGATTGTAGAAGAAACTTATCAAAAAAACATGACGCTGATCTCAGGCATTCCGCCCTGGGTACAAATGTATTTTGATAGACTAACAGCCAAAACAGGAAAAGCCATCAAGGATTTATTTCCGGACTTTTCACTCTTCGTGTATGGCGGCGTCAATTTCGAGCCTTACAAAGGCAAGTTGTTTGAAAGCATCGGAAAAACCATTGATTCAGTAGAAACCTATCCAGCCTCAGAAGGATTTATCGCCTATCAAGACACGTTGGACCAAGAAGGTTTGTTGCTTCTATTAGATTCTGGCATCTTCTTCGAATTCATTCCCGCGGATGAATATTTTGATGAAAATCCTACCCGACTCAGTATCGGTGAAGTAAAAACAGGCGTCAACTACGCCCTCATAATCAACAGCAATGCGGGGCTCTGGGGCTATTCGATTGGGGATACCGTGTCGTTTGTTTCCACGGATCCGTATCGTGTTGTGGTGACAGGCCGAATCAAACATTTTATCTCGGCCTTCGGAGAGCACGTCATTGGGCAAGAAGTAGAAAAAGCCATGAATGCTGCCGTTCAAGAACAAAGTCAGACAGAAATCACGGAGTTTACTGTAGCGCCACAAGTGACACCAGATTCAGGATTGCCCAAACATCAATGGTTCGTAGAGTTTGGGCATCAGCCCGAGGATATGGAGCGATTTGCCAATACAATTGATCAAAAATTGAGAGTATTAAATTCCTACTATGATGATTTGATTGCTGGCAATATTTTGGAAAGGCTGGAAATCATTTCGCTCAAAAAGAATGCATTCATTGATTACATGAAATCTCAAGGCAAGCTCGGCGGGCAAAACAAAGTACCTCGTTTGTCTAATGACCGAAAGATTGCTGATGAGCTAATTAAGCTCAGACTCTAA
- the rseP gene encoding RIP metalloprotease RseP translates to MEGLIMTAQLLLGLSILVGVHEFGHLIAAKAFGMRVEKYSIGFPPKIWGFQYGETEYSFGAIPLGGFVKISGMIDESLDTESMSAEPEEWEFRAKPAWQRLIVMMGGIIVNVITGIIIFVFLVYSNGNSFVPKEELNKHGIVAYELGQEIGLQSGDVILKVNGKDYDRFSDLRSMDVLFADQPTYKVQRGDSVFDLAFPEGFLNKLTDKKYKDRFIAPRFPYEVGQVIAGTAAADGGLKAKDKILTINNEPALYFDQLKEILTSNADSNVVATVKRADNTTETLTFKVSSEGTIGFQPRPLINYQHDEYTFGEAIPIGTTQAFNVVWANIKGLGKIFSGDVAVSKSLSGPIRIAQMFGGTWDWNKFWNMTGLLSMVLAFMNFLPIPALDGGHVVFLTYEIVSGQKPSDKFLENAQKVGMVILLSLMVFAFFNDIVQTIF, encoded by the coding sequence ATGGAAGGACTAATAATGACAGCCCAACTTTTGTTGGGATTATCCATTTTGGTGGGTGTGCACGAATTTGGGCATTTGATTGCCGCAAAAGCCTTCGGCATGAGGGTAGAAAAATATTCGATTGGTTTTCCCCCAAAGATCTGGGGATTTCAATATGGCGAAACGGAATACTCATTTGGCGCGATTCCTTTGGGAGGATTTGTAAAAATATCCGGTATGATAGACGAGTCTCTGGACACCGAAAGCATGTCTGCAGAGCCTGAAGAATGGGAATTTAGAGCAAAACCGGCTTGGCAAAGACTCATCGTGATGATGGGCGGTATCATTGTGAATGTAATCACTGGTATCATCATCTTCGTTTTCTTGGTGTATAGCAATGGAAATTCTTTTGTGCCAAAAGAAGAACTTAACAAACATGGCATTGTTGCTTATGAGCTTGGTCAAGAAATTGGTCTTCAGTCTGGCGACGTCATCTTGAAAGTAAATGGCAAGGACTACGATCGTTTCTCGGATCTAAGAAGCATGGATGTGTTGTTTGCGGATCAGCCTACTTACAAAGTGCAAAGAGGAGACTCAGTTTTTGATTTGGCTTTCCCAGAAGGCTTTTTAAACAAGCTAACTGATAAAAAGTACAAGGATCGGTTTATTGCGCCTAGGTTCCCTTATGAAGTGGGACAGGTAATCGCAGGTACTGCAGCGGCAGACGGTGGATTGAAAGCAAAAGATAAAATTCTAACAATCAACAATGAGCCAGCCCTCTATTTTGATCAATTGAAAGAAATATTAACATCCAATGCTGACTCGAATGTTGTAGCTACTGTTAAAAGAGCTGACAATACTACTGAAACATTGACATTCAAAGTTTCTTCAGAAGGCACAATCGGATTCCAGCCGCGTCCATTGATCAACTATCAGCATGACGAATATACATTTGGCGAAGCTATTCCGATTGGAACGACCCAAGCATTCAATGTAGTTTGGGCCAATATCAAAGGGTTGGGCAAAATCTTCTCAGGAGATGTGGCTGTTTCGAAATCGTTGAGTGGTCCCATACGTATCGCTCAAATGTTTGGCGGTACTTGGGACTGGAACAAATTCTGGAATATGACCGGATTACTTTCTATGGTTTTAGCCTTCATGAACTTCTTGCCTATTCCAGCTTTAGATGGCGGACACGTGGTATTCTTGACTTACGAAATAGTATCTGGTCAAAAACCTTCAGACAAATTTTTAGAAAATGCGCAAAAAGTAGGCATGGTTATCCTATTGAGTTTGATGGTATTTGCCTTCTTCAACGACATCGTACAAACCATTTTTTAA
- a CDS encoding DUF6624 domain-containing protein: protein MKKIIFILSIISFNSVAQEYSNLRTNLEHFVDQSIEVREAVMPTAQEFGFESYQMDSLNQLISFRDSMHLQYVVAVLAEHGWLGTSVIGKKANISIFLAIQQAPRDQVRERYFPMLEASAKRGESSLAQMATMKDKILVNKKQPQVYGTQWNYVDDKSMLFPLEDVNSVNEKRVEVGLQPLTDEELETAQSKYQ, encoded by the coding sequence TTGAAAAAAATAATTTTCATTTTATCTATTATTTCATTCAATAGTGTTGCACAAGAGTATTCCAACTTGCGTACAAATCTGGAGCATTTCGTTGATCAAAGTATCGAAGTACGAGAAGCGGTAATGCCTACTGCACAGGAGTTTGGATTTGAATCCTATCAAATGGATTCACTCAATCAACTGATTAGCTTTAGAGATTCTATGCATCTTCAATATGTGGTAGCTGTGCTTGCTGAGCATGGGTGGTTGGGTACCTCAGTCATTGGTAAAAAAGCCAACATCTCTATTTTCCTGGCCATACAACAAGCGCCTCGAGATCAAGTGAGAGAACGTTACTTTCCGATGCTTGAGGCTTCCGCCAAAAGAGGAGAATCAAGCTTGGCGCAAATGGCTACGATGAAGGACAAAATTTTGGTTAACAAAAAACAACCACAGGTCTATGGTACCCAGTGGAATTATGTTGATGACAAATCGATGCTATTTCCATTGGAAGATGTAAATTCGGTGAATGAAAAAAGAGTTGAAGTGGGACTACAACCACTGACAGACGAAGAGTTAGAAACTGCACAAAGCAAATACCAATAA
- a CDS encoding 1-deoxy-D-xylulose-5-phosphate reductoisomerase has product MLKKKISILGSTGSIGTQALEVIEANPDHFELEAITANENADLLIKQAIQFRPNLVVIANEDKYQQVFDALDHLDIKVYAGENALCHAAELEEVDVVLTALVGYAGLKPTLRAIEAGKAIALANKETLVVAGELVTTLARKKRVPILPVDSEHSAIFQCLTGEYANPIEKIILTASGGPFRGKDRDFLTNVRKEQALKHPNWDMGAKITIDSASLMNKGLEVIEAKWLFSLTDEQIEVVVHPQSIIHSMVQFEDGSIKAQMGLPDMKLPIQYALTYPDRLKNDFPRFNFMDYPELTFEKPDMETFKNLALSFEALKKGGNQPCILNAANEIAVSKFLEDRIGFLEMSDVVESCLNKISYISTPNFDDYVETDKETRILATELIN; this is encoded by the coding sequence ATATTGAAAAAGAAAATATCCATTCTAGGTTCTACCGGCTCTATTGGCACACAAGCCTTAGAGGTCATAGAAGCCAATCCAGATCATTTTGAGTTGGAAGCCATCACGGCCAATGAAAACGCCGATTTGTTGATCAAGCAGGCGATTCAGTTCAGGCCCAACCTGGTAGTCATTGCCAATGAAGACAAGTACCAACAGGTCTTCGATGCACTCGATCATTTGGATATCAAGGTTTATGCTGGAGAAAATGCGCTTTGCCATGCGGCCGAACTCGAAGAGGTGGATGTGGTATTGACTGCATTAGTAGGCTACGCAGGCTTGAAGCCAACACTCCGAGCCATAGAAGCAGGTAAGGCCATTGCACTCGCCAACAAAGAAACCTTAGTAGTCGCTGGTGAATTGGTTACCACTTTGGCCCGAAAGAAACGAGTACCTATTCTACCGGTGGATTCTGAGCACTCGGCCATTTTCCAATGCCTGACGGGCGAATATGCAAATCCAATTGAGAAAATAATATTGACGGCATCTGGTGGGCCCTTTAGAGGAAAGGATCGTGACTTTTTGACGAATGTCAGAAAAGAACAAGCCCTCAAGCACCCTAACTGGGACATGGGAGCCAAAATCACCATTGACTCCGCTTCACTCATGAACAAAGGTCTGGAGGTAATCGAAGCCAAGTGGCTTTTCAGCTTGACCGACGAACAGATCGAAGTAGTGGTACACCCACAATCGATCATCCACTCGATGGTACAATTTGAAGACGGGTCAATTAAGGCGCAAATGGGGTTGCCTGACATGAAGCTCCCCATACAATACGCGCTAACCTACCCTGACCGACTTAAAAACGACTTTCCAAGGTTCAACTTTATGGACTATCCAGAGTTGACCTTTGAAAAACCAGACATGGAAACATTCAAAAACTTAGCATTGTCGTTTGAAGCGCTAAAAAAAGGCGGCAATCAGCCTTGTATATTGAATGCAGCTAACGAAATTGCGGTATCAAAATTTTTGGAAGACCGTATAGGCTTCTTGGAGATGTCTGATGTGGTAGAATCCTGTCTGAATAAAATCTCGTATATCTCCACTCCTAATTTTGACGATTACGTAGAGACTGATAAAGAAACTCGAATATTAGCAACAGAATTAATTAATTGA
- the metG gene encoding methionine--tRNA ligase: MFAEKKSVQKEFKRYTVTSALPYANGPLHIGHIAGAYLPADTYVRYLRAKGKEVAYVCGSDEHGAAITLRAKKENTTPQTIIDKYHQINKDTFERFGISFDMYHRTSEQIHHKTSQEFFLNLYEKGEFTEKESEQFYDEEFKQFLADRYVTGTCPKCSHPAAYGDQCEKCGTSLNATDLINPISTLSGKTPVLKTTKHWYLPLDKYQPWLEQWLIEGKKGEWKSNVYGQCSSWLKEGLQPRAMTRDLDWGVDVPLPKAEGKKLYVWLDAPIGYISATKDWAKENNKNWEDYWKKQDKDEDDSCLIHFIGKDNIVFHCIIFPAILHAHGGYILPENVPANEFLNLEGEKISTSRNWAVWLHEYLDEFPGKEDELRYVLTSIAPETKDSEFTWKDYQARVNNELVAIFGNFVNRAVVLTHKYFDGHLPAAALQGEDEAVIKELAAFPAKISESIEKYRFREALAHLMDLARLGNKYLADTEPWKLIKTDEKRTATILNVALQIAANLSILCEPFLPRTSEKLATMLNMDGEKWDEAGSASILLAGQNIEKPTLLFEKIEDKLVEEQVEKLKAAEANKPAVVEDVEVAPQKAEVTFDDFMKMDIRTGTILEAETVPKSNKLLKFKVDTGVDKRTILSGIAKHYSPEEMIGKQVTVLLNLAPRAIMGIESQGMILMAEDHDGKLRLIQPNEVTQNGMGIS; this comes from the coding sequence ATCTTTGCCGAAAAAAAATCCGTGCAAAAAGAGTTTAAAAGATACACCGTCACCTCTGCCCTTCCGTATGCGAACGGCCCTTTACACATTGGTCATATAGCAGGTGCTTATTTGCCTGCCGACACTTATGTACGCTACCTTAGAGCCAAAGGAAAAGAAGTCGCCTATGTATGTGGTAGCGACGAGCACGGCGCTGCTATTACGCTTAGAGCTAAAAAAGAAAATACTACACCACAGACGATTATAGACAAGTATCATCAGATCAATAAAGATACTTTTGAGCGATTCGGGATTTCTTTCGATATGTATCATCGGACCTCAGAACAAATTCACCACAAGACGTCACAGGAATTTTTCTTGAATTTGTACGAAAAAGGAGAATTCACAGAAAAAGAATCTGAGCAGTTTTACGACGAAGAATTCAAACAATTCTTGGCTGATAGATATGTTACAGGCACTTGTCCAAAATGCAGTCACCCGGCAGCTTATGGCGATCAATGTGAAAAGTGTGGAACGTCGCTCAATGCCACAGATTTGATCAATCCCATTTCCACATTAAGTGGTAAAACACCTGTTCTAAAAACCACCAAACATTGGTACTTGCCATTGGACAAATACCAACCTTGGCTGGAGCAGTGGCTGATAGAAGGCAAAAAAGGCGAATGGAAATCTAATGTCTATGGACAATGCAGCTCATGGTTGAAAGAAGGACTACAGCCTCGTGCTATGACCAGAGACCTCGACTGGGGTGTGGATGTACCTTTACCAAAAGCTGAAGGGAAGAAATTGTATGTATGGCTCGATGCACCGATCGGCTATATCTCAGCTACTAAAGACTGGGCAAAGGAGAACAACAAAAACTGGGAAGACTACTGGAAAAAACAAGATAAGGATGAAGATGACTCATGTTTGATTCACTTCATCGGAAAAGACAACATTGTATTTCATTGTATCATATTCCCAGCAATCTTGCATGCGCACGGCGGTTACATATTACCAGAAAACGTGCCGGCCAACGAATTCTTAAATCTAGAAGGAGAGAAGATTTCGACCTCAAGAAACTGGGCTGTCTGGTTGCACGAATACCTGGATGAATTTCCCGGTAAGGAAGATGAGTTGAGATATGTTTTAACCTCTATCGCACCAGAAACGAAAGACAGCGAATTTACCTGGAAGGACTACCAAGCCAGAGTAAATAACGAATTAGTAGCCATATTCGGAAACTTTGTCAATCGTGCGGTGGTGCTTACACACAAGTATTTTGATGGGCATTTGCCTGCGGCCGCCTTGCAAGGAGAAGATGAAGCCGTTATCAAAGAATTAGCTGCTTTTCCTGCTAAAATCTCAGAGAGCATAGAGAAATATAGATTCAGAGAGGCTCTAGCCCACTTGATGGATTTGGCTCGGTTAGGCAATAAGTATCTAGCAGATACAGAGCCTTGGAAACTCATCAAAACGGATGAAAAGCGTACTGCTACCATTCTGAATGTAGCCCTTCAGATTGCGGCCAACCTTTCTATTCTTTGTGAGCCATTCTTGCCAAGAACATCAGAGAAACTAGCCACCATGCTCAACATGGACGGTGAAAAATGGGATGAAGCAGGATCTGCCAGCATCCTTTTGGCTGGACAAAACATCGAAAAGCCAACCTTATTGTTTGAAAAAATAGAAGACAAATTAGTAGAAGAACAAGTGGAAAAATTAAAAGCAGCAGAAGCCAACAAGCCGGCGGTAGTAGAAGACGTAGAAGTAGCCCCACAAAAAGCTGAAGTGACCTTTGACGACTTTATGAAAATGGATATCCGTACAGGAACCATTTTGGAGGCAGAAACTGTACCAAAATCGAACAAACTCTTGAAGTTTAAAGTAGATACTGGCGTAGATAAACGTACGATTTTGAGTGGAATCGCCAAACATTACTCTCCTGAAGAGATGATTGGCAAGCAAGTGACCGTACTGCTTAATCTAGCTCCAAGAGCCATTATGGGGATCGAATCTCAGGGCATGATCCTGATGGCGGAAGATCACGACGGCAAGCTCCGACTGATCCAACCCAATGAGGTCACTCAGAATGGGATGGGGATAAGCTAA